The following coding sequences lie in one Treponema socranskii subsp. buccale genomic window:
- a CDS encoding metal ABC transporter substrate-binding protein — MKKNIVKIAAALFFAALVAGVAIAAPAKKNASSGTVKIVTDIFPVYDWVREITKNSAAKIDLTLLLDNGVDLHSYQPAVADVAKIAECDLFVYVGGESEGWMDDACKEIKNKNSVVLKLLDSLGDAAKEEEVVEGMEADHDHESADEHDHEHEHESAGEHHHEHGEDEEGPEYDEHIWLSVKNAKILCNTIAEKIAAVDPKNAKTYRANAASYGAKLSSLDAQYQKIVDAASKKTVLFGDRFPFRYLVDDYGLSYYAAFVGCSAETEASFKTILFLAKKVDELGIPAVLTIEKSDGKIAKTIIKNTKAKNQKILTLDSMQSTTSNDIKKGITYLSIMTKNADVLKSALQ, encoded by the coding sequence ATGAAAAAAAATATTGTTAAGATTGCAGCTGCATTATTTTTTGCAGCGCTTGTTGCAGGTGTCGCGATCGCGGCGCCCGCTAAAAAAAATGCTTCATCAGGTACGGTAAAAATCGTTACCGATATTTTCCCCGTGTACGATTGGGTTCGCGAAATAACGAAAAACAGCGCGGCGAAAATCGATCTCACACTGCTGCTCGATAACGGTGTCGATCTGCACAGCTATCAGCCGGCGGTTGCCGATGTCGCAAAGATTGCCGAATGCGATCTCTTCGTCTATGTCGGCGGCGAATCCGAAGGGTGGATGGACGACGCGTGCAAAGAGATCAAAAATAAAAACAGCGTCGTGCTGAAACTCCTCGATTCGCTCGGAGATGCGGCGAAGGAAGAAGAAGTCGTCGAAGGCATGGAAGCCGATCACGATCACGAAAGCGCGGATGAGCATGATCACGAGCATGAACACGAAAGCGCCGGCGAACATCATCACGAACACGGTGAAGATGAAGAGGGGCCGGAATACGACGAGCACATTTGGCTGTCCGTGAAAAATGCAAAAATTTTGTGCAATACGATTGCCGAAAAAATTGCAGCGGTCGATCCGAAAAATGCGAAAACCTATCGTGCAAACGCGGCTTCTTATGGCGCAAAACTTTCGTCGCTCGATGCGCAGTATCAAAAAATCGTCGATGCGGCGTCGAAAAAAACGGTTCTCTTCGGCGACCGCTTTCCGTTCCGCTATCTCGTAGACGATTACGGTCTTTCGTATTATGCGGCCTTTGTCGGCTGTTCCGCGGAAACGGAAGCGAGTTTTAAAACGATTTTATTTCTTGCAAAAAAAGTCGATGAGCTGGGCATTCCCGCCGTGCTGACGATCGAAAAGTCGGACGGAAAAATTGCCAAGACGATTATTAAAAATACGAAAGCGAAAAATCAAAAGATTTTAACGCTCGATTCGATGCAGTCGACGACGTCGAACGACATAAAAAAAGGCATCACCTATCTGTCGATTATGACGAAAAACGCCGACGTGTTGAAATCGGCGCTGCAGTAA
- a CDS encoding Fur family transcriptional regulator gives MNTKSQYKTKQHEELLAFLESMKGTHITVHAVCSYFKSHGKAIGTATVYRRLEHMVEEGIVNKYIIDANSPACFEYTGGKKRYGAEPFFHCKCKDCGKLIHVRCSKFSAMQSHLLASHGFKIDSYRTVLYGTCGECSGRNPARCSAEKRNVCRD, from the coding sequence ATGAATACGAAAAGTCAATACAAAACAAAACAACACGAAGAATTGCTCGCATTTTTGGAATCGATGAAAGGCACGCACATTACGGTGCATGCGGTCTGTTCGTATTTTAAATCGCACGGCAAAGCGATCGGTACGGCGACGGTATACCGCCGGCTCGAACACATGGTCGAAGAGGGCATCGTCAACAAATACATCATCGACGCCAACAGCCCCGCCTGTTTCGAATACACCGGCGGTAAAAAACGGTACGGCGCGGAACCGTTTTTTCACTGCAAATGCAAAGACTGCGGCAAGCTGATCCACGTGCGCTGTTCGAAATTTTCGGCGATGCAAAGCCATCTGCTGGCATCTCACGGATTTAAAATCGATTCGTATCGGACGGTGCTTTACGGAACCTGCGGCGAATGTTCGGGGCGGAATCCCGCACGGTGTTCGGCGGAAAAACGAAACGTATGCAGAGATTGA
- a CDS encoding YibE/F family protein, whose protein sequence is MREKVFAGAVLIVTALLCIFMPKISSKLKPKPVFTQEFAVGVVEEVLEEDLFPDPAVRGKFRGTQKLRVKIIKGTYKNREFDIYNTLSSLHSTYAYKGLKAVFTLRESGGKTAVWLYNLKRDTHVYVLAGLFFAALLILGRAQGLKSSLALVFTCVLIVTVLIPALFAGLAPVPVSILLVSVMTIVSFILIGGFTRKTYCAIAGTVCGVTIAGIISAIVSYSAQLSGVNMEGGEQLLNLAPDYALRLDGLLFTSVLVASLGAVMDVSMSIASSVQEIASANPRLSKKELFMSGLTVGKDITGTMSNTLILAFAGTSLPLVMMIWGYGMSFMQFINIPRIVIEIMHGISGSIGIIASVPCTALVSVFVLKRPRGR, encoded by the coding sequence ATGCGTGAAAAAGTTTTTGCAGGGGCGGTGCTGATTGTTACGGCACTCCTGTGCATTTTTATGCCGAAAATTTCAAGTAAACTCAAGCCGAAACCCGTGTTCACGCAGGAATTTGCCGTCGGTGTTGTGGAAGAAGTGTTGGAAGAAGATCTTTTTCCCGACCCCGCCGTGAGGGGAAAATTCCGCGGAACGCAAAAACTGCGCGTCAAAATCATTAAAGGAACGTACAAAAATCGGGAATTCGACATATACAATACCTTGAGCAGTTTGCACAGTACCTACGCATACAAGGGTCTTAAAGCGGTTTTTACGCTGCGCGAAAGCGGCGGCAAAACGGCCGTGTGGTTGTATAATCTGAAGCGCGACACCCATGTCTATGTTTTGGCGGGGCTGTTTTTTGCGGCTCTGCTTATTCTCGGCCGCGCACAAGGGCTCAAGTCCTCTTTGGCTTTGGTGTTTACCTGCGTACTTATCGTTACCGTTTTAATTCCCGCTTTGTTTGCGGGGCTTGCGCCGGTGCCCGTTTCGATTCTCCTTGTGTCGGTTATGACGATTGTGAGCTTTATTTTAATCGGCGGCTTTACGCGCAAAACGTATTGCGCCATAGCGGGCACCGTATGCGGCGTTACGATTGCGGGCATAATTTCGGCGATTGTGTCTTATTCGGCGCAGCTTTCCGGCGTAAATATGGAAGGAGGGGAGCAGCTCCTCAATTTGGCGCCCGATTACGCTTTACGCCTCGACGGGCTTTTGTTCACTTCGGTTTTGGTTGCCTCTCTCGGAGCCGTTATGGATGTGAGCATGTCTATCGCATCTTCGGTTCAGGAAATCGCAAGCGCAAACCCGCGCTTGAGCAAAAAAGAACTTTTTATGTCCGGCCTCACCGTCGGAAAAGACATTACCGGAACGATGAGCAATACGCTTATTTTGGCTTTTGCGGGCACGTCCCTTCCTTTGGTTATGATGATTTGGGGCTACGGCATGAGCTTTATGCAGTTTATCAATATACCGCGCATTGTTATAGAAATTATGCACGGGATTTCGGGGAGCATCGGCATTATCGCGTCCGTTCCGTGTACGGCGCTTGTTTCCGTTTTTGTGCTTAAGCGCCCGCGCGGGCGGTAA
- the recR gene encoding recombination mediator RecR: protein MNALEELVDSFAHLPGIGKKSASRIVHYLLKSDRAYVNRFAEQLSVLQDRIKQCSVCGSWTEDDPCPICSNPLRDKTLICVVEQPQDVQTIESAHEYTGLYHVLGGVISPIDGIGPDQLRIASLLSRVKDEHIEEIIIATNPTVEGDTTALYVQQLLAKTGGVKVTRLASGIPVGGDLEYTDKLTLMRSFRGRIAL from the coding sequence ATGAACGCGCTCGAAGAACTCGTCGATTCGTTTGCGCATCTTCCGGGTATCGGGAAAAAGAGCGCGTCGCGCATCGTGCATTATTTATTAAAATCCGATCGCGCTTATGTGAATCGTTTTGCCGAACAGCTTTCCGTTCTTCAAGATAGAATCAAACAGTGTTCGGTCTGCGGTTCGTGGACGGAAGACGATCCCTGTCCTATCTGCTCGAATCCGCTCCGCGATAAAACCCTCATCTGCGTCGTCGAGCAGCCGCAGGATGTGCAGACGATCGAAAGCGCACACGAATACACCGGTCTGTATCACGTGCTCGGCGGCGTGATTTCTCCGATCGACGGCATCGGCCCCGATCAGCTGCGTATCGCCTCTCTCCTTTCCCGCGTAAAAGACGAACACATCGAAGAGATAATCATCGCGACGAACCCGACGGTCGAAGGCGATACGACTGCATTGTACGTGCAGCAGCTGCTTGCAAAAACCGGCGGCGTAAAAGTGACGCGCCTCGCATCGGGCATTCCCGTCGGCGGCGATTTGGAGTATACCGATAAACTGACTTTAATGCGGAGCTTCCGCGGAAGGATTGCGCTGTAA
- a CDS encoding metal ABC transporter ATP-binding protein, whose protein sequence is MALLACQNVSLKYDANVIVRDITFSVNAGDYLCVVGENGSGKTTLIKTLLGLHAPSSGTIVTGDGLKRNEIGYLPQQTLVQRDFPASVYEIVLSGCQGRCGMRPFYNKAEKRLALESMERMGIARFAGRSYRDLSGGQQQRVLLARAFCATQKLLLLDEPVSGLDPNATEDMYRLIQELHDDGVTIIMISHDIPSALRYATHILHIGGERATFQTKEAFVQNGAGGLSPEARSEAQ, encoded by the coding sequence ATGGCATTGCTCGCTTGTCAAAACGTATCGTTGAAATACGACGCAAACGTGATCGTGCGCGATATCACTTTTTCCGTAAACGCAGGCGATTACCTCTGCGTCGTCGGCGAAAACGGTTCGGGCAAAACGACATTGATAAAAACGCTGCTCGGACTTCACGCCCCTTCAAGCGGTACGATTGTGACGGGCGACGGTTTGAAGCGGAACGAAATAGGTTACCTGCCGCAGCAGACGCTCGTGCAGCGGGACTTTCCCGCGTCGGTGTACGAGATCGTTCTTTCCGGCTGTCAGGGAAGGTGCGGTATGCGCCCGTTTTACAACAAAGCGGAAAAGCGCCTCGCATTAGAAAGTATGGAACGGATGGGCATCGCGCGTTTTGCAGGCCGCTCGTACCGCGATCTTTCCGGCGGGCAGCAGCAGCGCGTGTTGCTTGCGCGGGCGTTTTGTGCCACGCAAAAACTTTTGCTTTTGGACGAACCGGTATCGGGGCTCGATCCGAATGCGACGGAAGATATGTATCGATTGATACAGGAATTGCACGACGACGGCGTTACGATCATTATGATTTCGCACGATATCCCTTCGGCTCTGCGTTATGCGACGCATATCCTGCACATAGGGGGAGAGCGTGCAACGTTTCAAACGAAGGAAGCGTTCGTACAAAACGGAGCGGGCGGTTTGTCGCCGGAAGCGAGGAGCGAAGCGCAATGA
- a CDS encoding metal ABC transporter permease, with the protein MNGMIEEISFYVGYPFVRYAFIVGILIALCSSLLGVTLVLKRFSFIGDGLSHVAFGAMAVATVLHFSNNMLLMLPVTVLCAILLLRTGQNTKIKGDAAIAMISVGALAIGYLLMNIFSTSANLTGDVCSTLFGSTSILTLTKSEVIVCVVLSIIVVVLFVLFYQKIFAVTFDESFARAVGTQAGVYNLLIAVVTAIVIVLAMNLVGSLLISALIIFPALSAMRVFKSFKAVTICSILLSVGCAFFGLAISIVAGTPVGSTIVAIHIIVFIVFSCIENLKRRRGA; encoded by the coding sequence ATGAACGGCATGATAGAAGAAATTTCATTTTACGTAGGCTATCCTTTTGTGCGCTATGCGTTTATCGTCGGCATTTTGATCGCGCTGTGTTCGTCGCTGCTCGGCGTAACCCTCGTGCTCAAGCGCTTTTCGTTTATCGGCGACGGGCTTTCCCACGTCGCATTCGGTGCGATGGCCGTTGCAACCGTTTTGCATTTTTCAAACAATATGCTCCTTATGCTGCCGGTAACCGTTCTCTGCGCGATCCTTTTGCTGCGTACCGGACAAAATACGAAGATAAAAGGCGATGCCGCGATTGCGATGATTTCCGTCGGCGCGCTTGCGATCGGCTATCTCTTGATGAATATATTTTCGACGTCGGCAAATTTGACCGGCGACGTATGCAGTACGCTCTTCGGTTCGACATCGATTTTAACGCTGACAAAATCGGAAGTGATCGTATGCGTCGTGTTGTCGATCATCGTCGTCGTACTGTTTGTGCTGTTTTACCAAAAGATTTTTGCCGTCACCTTCGACGAAAGTTTTGCGCGCGCGGTCGGCACGCAGGCGGGCGTATACAACTTGCTCATTGCAGTCGTTACCGCGATCGTCATCGTGCTTGCGATGAACCTCGTCGGTTCTTTGCTCATCTCCGCGCTCATCATCTTTCCTGCGCTGTCTGCTATGAGGGTTTTTAAAAGCTTTAAAGCCGTTACGATCTGTTCGATACTGCTGTCGGTCGGCTGTGCATTTTTCGGGCTTGCGATTTCGATCGTCGCCGGGACGCCCGTCGGCTCGACAATCGTCGCCATTCACATTATAGTATTTATTGTTTTTTCCTGTATCGAAAATTTGAAACGGAGGCGTGGGGCATGA